Below is a window of Yersinia kristensenii DNA.
GGATAAATCAACCCGGTTGGCGTTGAAGTCTCATTGGTTTGACCCGCCAGTGTAGTTAATGCCACGGTTTCATTACTCTGCGGCGAAACATTACTAATAACAGTTACGCTGTAATTACGCGGTGGCGGCGGCAATAAACGGGCCAAAGCCGTATAAGAAGATGTTCTCAGTAGTGGACCGAAACTAGCCGCACGGTTTAAGTCAAACAGCACCACCTCACTGCCATTCTTCGGCAAGTGGTTGTAGAGGGCTGTGACAACAGCACGGGTACTGACCGTTGAATCCATTAATGACTGGAAGGTCAAAATTGGCGGTAGTTCATCCATTTTATTGTTTCTGGCATCACGTGCTATTTGCTGCTGTAACACAGACGTTAGCAAATAAGACTGACGAGCAGCATTAACCGGGAATGAGTTATATTTGAATGGGTTAAACTCAGGCACAATCCCCAACCAAGCCGCTTTTGCAAAGGCTGGGAAGATAGCTGGCCAACCCGCAACACCGGCAAAACGTGCAAAGCTTGTTACACCAATCATTGGGGATATCAAGATAACCCGTTCAGGTTTTGCCAGTTTTGGGTCCTCCAGGGAGTCCAGCGTATATTTCATTGCCAATGCTCCCCCGTTAGAGAAACCAACAACATGCAGTGGCAAATCGGGGCCGCTCAGCGCTTTGGCCTCACGAACAGCCAGCCGTGTAGCTGCTAACCAGTCCTGCCATTCAACATCGGTCAAGGCGCCAGGAACAGTGCCATGTGCAGGTAAACGAATACCAACAGCAACATACCCACGTTGACGATAATTTTCAGCAATGTGACGCAAACTGTAAGGGGTATCAGTCAGGCCATGCAGCAATACGACCGCACCTTTAGGTTTACCATCGGGTTGTAGAATATAAGAACGGTTCCAGTCATTTTTAAAATGAGGTGGATAAATCGAGCTACCAGAATAATAGCGGTTTAATGGAACCTGAGTGCTTGGCTCCAGTTTCTCGGTAACATTGGTCCGAACTTCATCAAAAATCTTGTTTTCAGCTGTAATGTAATCGGCCCAATTGGCTTTATCAATTTCAGCTGCGCGCATGTCATGGGGGACAAACGTATGCCAAAGCTCAAGCTTCGGGCCACGTTGTGTGTCATAAATTCTTATCGCCAGTATGGTCACTGAAATGACCACCAAGACCAGTACAATCCGTTTAATCCACCGCTTAATGGCTAGAGCTGGCATGAGTAATTACTCCGTAGATATATAATTTTCATTATTAAGGTCACTTTATCACCATCTGTCATGCTGTTACTTTAAACGCAAAGTATTAACTTGGTATATAGCGCGATATTAATAAAATTAACATCCAGTTATTACTGTCAGAGAAACAACCTTAAACAGCTTAATTCCCCACTATCCATCTCATTTCACTATAGTGTTAAATAACCTTGTTTAACTTTATTGCGGTTCTTTCGTGCCAGAGCCGCTCACTTGCAGGATGAGATTCTATGAAAACGACTGAACCGGTGGTCGAACAACAATCCGCACACCAGCGAAAAGTAGATTACCTTCGTTTCCATCGCCCTCATGAGCATCTGTCTAACCCTTTCGGTAATGGTTGGTTTGCGCTGAAAGCAGAAGCCTTTGCCCGTTTTTTTGGCACGCCGGTTTTCCTCGGAGCACAAACACTGATTGTCGTGGTATGGATTGGATTGAATATACTGGGTGTGGTCAAGTTTGACGTATATCCCTTTATTCTGCTTAATTTGGCTTTCAGTTTACAGGCGGCCTATGCTGCACAACTTATTTTGCTAGCTCAAACTCGTCAGGCAGAGCGCGATAAAGCCCATTCCGATGCCGATGCACAACACCGTGAAGCCTTGGCTATCGCTAATGAAGAGCGACAAAAGATAGCAGCCCAAAATTCCGAGATAATGCTGGAATTACTACGCCAAAATACCGAATTAACCACCCTTACCAATCAATTAACCACTCGTCTTGAGAGTATGGCGTTGGAGCTACACCAAAAGCTGGTGCTCAATACACCACCGCAACCCCCTATCTGAAAATAAATCAGGCTACACATAATGATAGTATTATCCGTGGCCTGATTTGAGACTATCACGGTTATGCTTCGCTGCTTTCCACTTGCTCTGCAATAATATGAGCAGGTGCTTTACGCAACCAAACCCACCAAGCTAGCGTCATTAATGTTACCCAAACCAGGCCAACATACATGGCGATCCGGGTATCAGGGAAATATCCCAGAACCGCAATAATGAATGCCATAAAGATGATGGTGAGAATAGGTGCTACTGGCCAGAAAGGCACAGGGAAGGCGAGACGGGCAACATTTTCTTTGCTCATTGAGCGGCGCATCGCCACTTGTGAGATTAGTATCATTAGCCACACCCAGACAGTCGCAAAGGTCGCAATTGAGGCAATAATCAAGAACACATTTTTCGGAATCAGATAATTCAGCACTACCCCACATAGTAACGCAACCGCCATAACTAAAATGGTCATCCATGGCACACCGTTGCGGGTTAAACGGCTAAAGCACTTAGGTGCCAACCCTTCCTGCGCCATGCCATACATCATGCGGCCAGCACCATAAATATCACTATTGATCGCTGAAATAGCGGCAGTGATAACCACCAGATTTAGAATGTTTGCAGCAGAGCTGATCCCTAAGCTACTGAAAATCTCAACAAAAGGACTTCCGTTTTGTCCAATACT
It encodes the following:
- a CDS encoding alpha/beta hydrolase — translated: MPALAIKRWIKRIVLVLVVISVTILAIRIYDTQRGPKLELWHTFVPHDMRAAEIDKANWADYITAENKIFDEVRTNVTEKLEPSTQVPLNRYYSGSSIYPPHFKNDWNRSYILQPDGKPKGAVVLLHGLTDTPYSLRHIAENYRQRGYVAVGIRLPAHGTVPGALTDVEWQDWLAATRLAVREAKALSGPDLPLHVVGFSNGGALAMKYTLDSLEDPKLAKPERVILISPMIGVTSFARFAGVAGWPAIFPAFAKAAWLGIVPEFNPFKYNSFPVNAARQSYLLTSVLQQQIARDARNNKMDELPPILTFQSLMDSTVSTRAVVTALYNHLPKNGSEVVLFDLNRAASFGPLLRTSSYTALARLLPPPPRNYSVTVISNVSPQSNETVALTTLAGQTNETSTPTGLIYPPDIFSLSHVALPFPMSDSLYGRYPEPRDQYGISLGTFAARGERAVLVVGLDSLMRISSNPFYSYMLQRIDDKIDAPAK
- a CDS encoding DUF1003 domain-containing protein, with the protein product MKTTEPVVEQQSAHQRKVDYLRFHRPHEHLSNPFGNGWFALKAEAFARFFGTPVFLGAQTLIVVVWIGLNILGVVKFDVYPFILLNLAFSLQAAYAAQLILLAQTRQAERDKAHSDADAQHREALAIANEERQKIAAQNSEIMLELLRQNTELTTLTNQLTTRLESMALELHQKLVLNTPPQPPI